Proteins encoded in a region of the Zunongwangia endophytica genome:
- a CDS encoding tetratricopeptide repeat protein yields the protein MKGELDSAFEIGDESKIAKSYIQLGDYYQSIEISTQAIEQYNEALSILQEEFPELQVSIRNKIAQSYINLKNYEKSREYLNVSIALAEQELLENHLAYAESLLGTAYEKQENYSEALKHQTKSLAIYTKSKDQVGIATVNENIGSVYEDLQEFDKALKFFSISNDIFKKLKHGARINVINNLGDVHRKTGDYENALVYTKSALKLAEQFDDHHQIESAHKDLARTFALMGKYEMAYDHRLVYEDLQEDGFYSQNFRQLNTLQTIFDTKEKESEIALLKKQNQVNEANQNLLIFGLVILISLSGVAFFFYNRKRQESAKIQAYEQKLLKVELDQKAVEEKKLQDEIQLKTASLSKYSLNMAQKNKMIAETSSTLQNLASRSTIDPIPKIKTIARELKKSLSEDKEWDEFMNFFKEIHPQFIKQLSKTTTSKLSSTELRLAMLLRLNLSSKEIASILRVTPDSVRVARYRLRRKLPIEQKQELVNFMLQF from the coding sequence TTGAAAGGCGAGCTTGATTCGGCTTTTGAAATAGGAGATGAATCTAAGATTGCCAAAAGTTATATTCAGCTGGGCGACTACTACCAGTCTATTGAAATTAGTACCCAGGCGATTGAGCAATACAATGAAGCCTTATCAATATTGCAAGAAGAATTCCCAGAGTTGCAAGTTTCAATTCGCAATAAAATTGCACAATCTTATATAAACTTAAAAAACTACGAAAAATCCCGAGAATACCTGAATGTAAGTATAGCGTTAGCTGAACAGGAACTTTTAGAAAACCATCTTGCTTATGCCGAAAGCCTTTTAGGCACCGCTTATGAAAAACAGGAGAATTATTCAGAAGCTCTAAAGCATCAAACCAAAAGTCTGGCTATTTATACCAAATCAAAAGATCAAGTAGGGATAGCGACTGTAAACGAAAATATAGGAAGTGTTTATGAAGACCTTCAGGAATTTGATAAGGCCTTAAAGTTCTTCAGCATATCAAATGATATTTTTAAAAAGTTGAAGCATGGCGCTCGCATCAATGTAATAAATAATCTTGGTGATGTTCATCGAAAAACCGGGGATTACGAAAATGCGCTAGTATATACCAAGAGCGCTTTAAAACTGGCAGAGCAATTTGATGATCATCACCAAATTGAGAGTGCTCACAAAGATTTAGCGCGAACCTTTGCGCTAATGGGTAAATACGAAATGGCTTACGATCATCGCCTTGTTTACGAGGATTTGCAGGAAGATGGATTTTATTCTCAAAATTTCAGGCAATTAAATACCCTCCAAACGATATTTGATACCAAAGAAAAAGAATCTGAAATTGCTTTGCTAAAAAAGCAAAATCAAGTTAATGAAGCTAATCAAAATTTGTTGATTTTCGGTCTTGTTATTTTAATTTCGCTTAGTGGTGTGGCGTTCTTCTTTTATAACCGAAAACGGCAGGAATCGGCCAAAATTCAGGCTTACGAACAAAAACTATTAAAAGTTGAACTGGATCAAAAAGCTGTAGAAGAAAAAAAGCTTCAGGATGAGATTCAGCTAAAAACGGCTTCACTTTCAAAGTATAGTCTGAATATGGCGCAAAAAAACAAGATGATTGCTGAAACTTCTTCCACTCTGCAAAATCTTGCATCGCGATCTACCATCGATCCTATTCCCAAAATAAAAACAATTGCTAGAGAGTTGAAAAAAAGTCTTTCTGAAGATAAAGAATGGGATGAGTTTATGAACTTTTTTAAGGAAATTCATCCGCAGTTTATCAAGCAACTTTCAAAAACTACAACCTCAAAATTGTCTTCAACCGAGTTGAGGTTGGCGATGTTGCTTCGGTTAAATCTTTCTTCTAAAGAAATTGCTTCAATTTTAAGAGTGACTCCAGATAGTGTTCGGGTGGCTCGTTATCGTTTACGTAGAAAATTACCTATAGAACAAAAACAGGAATTGGTGAATTTTATGCTTCAATTTTAA
- the rpmA gene encoding 50S ribosomal protein L27, translated as MAHKKGVGSSKNGRESESKRLGVKIFGGQAAAAGNIIVRQRGTAHNPGDNVYAGKDHTLHAKIDGIVKFTKKKDDKSFVSIVPFEA; from the coding sequence ATGGCACATAAAAAAGGAGTTGGTAGTTCCAAGAATGGTAGAGAGTCAGAATCGAAACGTCTTGGAGTGAAAATTTTCGGAGGTCAGGCTGCTGCTGCAGGTAACATCATTGTAAGACAAAGAGGTACTGCACACAATCCTGGTGATAATGTTTATGCTGGTAAAGATCACACTTTGCACGCAAAAATCGACGGTATTGTAAAATTTACTAAAAAGAAAGATGACAAATCTTTCGTTTCTATAGTTCCTTTCGAGGCCTAA
- the rplU gene encoding 50S ribosomal protein L21, whose product MYAIVEIAGQQFKVAKDQKVFVHRLPGEEGDSVSFDKVLLTGDGDSITVGAPAIEGALVGAKINRHLKGDKVIVFKKKRRKGYKVKNGHRQSLTEIVIDSITGEGGKKASESKAEKKQETKADNDLSKHTVAELKEMAKDKGIEGYSSMKKAELIEALS is encoded by the coding sequence ATGTACGCAATTGTAGAGATAGCAGGGCAGCAATTTAAAGTTGCAAAAGACCAGAAAGTGTTTGTACACCGTTTACCAGGAGAAGAAGGAGACAGCGTTTCTTTCGATAAAGTTCTTCTTACAGGAGATGGTGACAGCATTACTGTTGGCGCCCCGGCTATAGAAGGTGCTCTAGTAGGAGCAAAAATTAATCGTCACCTTAAAGGAGACAAAGTAATTGTTTTCAAAAAGAAAAGACGTAAAGGTTACAAAGTTAAGAATGGTCACCGCCAGTCTTTAACTGAGATCGTAATCGATAGTATCACTGGAGAAGGTGGTAAAAAAGCTTCTGAAAGCAAAGCTGAGAAAAAACAAGAAACTAAAGCTGACAACGATTTAAGTAAGCACACAGTTGCTGAACTTAAAGAGATGGCTAAAGACAAAGGAATTGAAGGATATTCTTCAATGAAAAAAGCTGAGTTAATCGAAGCTTTAAGCTAA
- a CDS encoding DUF4199 domain-containing protein → MKNIGIPAKFGIMIAVGLIVYFLALSLVGLHTNPLFSFLNGAIMGLGIWLAIKAKQSSKSGRFKYAQGFTTGLVTGFIATTIFTVFFAIYASELNPDFLDQYLTVWRSDYKTGLGVTLFTVYAMGAASTFALTLAFMQLFKNSWNTQEAEKHTL, encoded by the coding sequence ATGAAAAATATTGGAATACCTGCAAAATTCGGAATTATGATAGCGGTAGGACTTATCGTTTACTTTTTAGCGCTATCTCTGGTAGGGCTCCATACAAACCCATTATTTAGTTTTCTAAATGGTGCAATAATGGGATTAGGAATATGGCTGGCTATAAAAGCGAAGCAAAGCAGTAAATCTGGTAGATTTAAATATGCTCAGGGATTTACTACAGGATTAGTTACTGGTTTTATTGCTACCACAATTTTTACAGTATTCTTTGCTATTTACGCTAGTGAGCTAAATCCAGATTTTCTTGATCAATATCTTACGGTTTGGCGTAGTGATTATAAAACAGGCCTAGGAGTTACTCTTTTTACAGTATACGCTATGGGAGCAGCTAGTACTTTTGCACTCACGCTTGCGTTTATGCAATTATTTAAAAATAGCTGGAACACTCAGGAAGCAGAAAAGCACACACTTTAA
- a CDS encoding M16 family metallopeptidase produces MINKLKLAAGALLVGAVGLAQEVEYSEYDLDNGLHVILHQDNSAPVVTTSVMYHVGGKDREDGRTGFAHFFEHLLFEGTENIEKGKWFEIVSSHGGNNNANTSNDRTYYYETFPSNNLELGLWMESERMMHPIIKQEGVDTQNEVVKEERRMRMDNSPYGNILTSVQENMFEKHPYKDPNIGYMEDLDAATLQEFKDYFDKYYVPNNAVLVVAGDIDIEETKGMIKDYFGPIEAGEEVTRDYPKEDPITEEIHGEFYDANIQIPMAITGYRTPEFGNKDSYVLNMISTYLSDGKSSKLYKKLVDEQNIALQVGAFNLEQEDYGIYLVYSLPQGETSIDKLNEEIEEEITKLRNDLISESDFEKLQNKAENDFVNSNSSIAGVANSLARNYLLYKDTSLINEEIDIYRNITREDIKEVANKYLKPNQRVIIDYLPEAKEAE; encoded by the coding sequence ATGATTAACAAACTTAAGCTGGCCGCAGGTGCATTATTAGTAGGCGCTGTTGGCTTAGCCCAGGAAGTTGAGTATTCAGAATACGATCTCGACAACGGGCTACATGTCATTTTACACCAGGACAATTCGGCTCCTGTAGTAACCACATCGGTAATGTATCACGTAGGAGGTAAAGACCGCGAAGATGGCCGAACTGGTTTTGCCCATTTTTTCGAACATTTATTATTTGAAGGAACCGAGAATATTGAAAAAGGAAAATGGTTTGAAATCGTTAGTTCTCATGGCGGAAATAATAACGCTAACACTTCAAACGACCGAACGTATTATTATGAGACCTTCCCTTCTAATAATCTAGAATTAGGACTATGGATGGAATCTGAGCGAATGATGCATCCAATTATTAAGCAAGAAGGTGTAGATACTCAAAATGAAGTGGTAAAAGAAGAGCGTAGAATGCGCATGGATAATTCTCCTTACGGAAATATTCTAACTTCAGTACAGGAAAATATGTTCGAAAAACATCCATATAAAGATCCTAATATTGGCTATATGGAAGATTTGGATGCTGCCACATTACAGGAATTCAAAGATTATTTCGATAAATATTATGTTCCCAACAATGCTGTTCTTGTTGTTGCCGGGGATATTGATATTGAAGAAACTAAGGGAATGATCAAAGATTACTTCGGCCCAATCGAGGCTGGCGAAGAAGTAACCAGAGATTACCCAAAAGAAGATCCTATTACTGAAGAAATTCATGGCGAATTTTATGATGCTAACATTCAGATCCCAATGGCAATTACTGGCTATAGAACGCCTGAATTTGGCAACAAAGACTCTTATGTTTTAAACATGATCTCTACCTATTTAAGTGACGGAAAAAGTTCGAAGCTTTACAAAAAGTTAGTAGACGAGCAGAACATTGCTTTACAGGTTGGAGCTTTTAACCTTGAGCAGGAAGACTACGGAATCTATCTTGTATACTCTTTACCACAAGGCGAAACAAGTATTGACAAACTAAATGAAGAAATCGAAGAGGAAATCACAAAGCTTAGAAATGATCTAATTTCTGAGAGTGACTTCGAAAAACTTCAGAATAAAGCTGAAAATGATTTTGTTAACTCGAACTCTAGTATTGCCGGCGTAGCCAATTCTTTAGCTCGTAATTATCTTCTTTACAAAGACACTAGTCTAATAAACGAAGAGATAGATATTTATCGTAACATCACCAGAGAGGACATTAAAGAAGTTGCTAATAAATATCTTAAGCCAAATCAACGAGTAATTATCGATTATCTGCCAGAAGCAAAAGAAGCAGAATAA
- a CDS encoding M16 family metallopeptidase, with protein MKKNIVAITVFLLGAVGLNAQVDRSTMPEPGPAPKVKVEEPETFKLNNGLTVMLVENHKLPRVAMSLRFDNPPHSEGQKAGVSGLMGDLLGQGTTNMPKDEFNERVDYLGARLNIFSEGASANTLSKYFPEILGLMADGVINPKFTEEEFDKSIARNKDYLKSNEKDVSYNAGRVRSALAYGKDHPYGEFETQETIDNISLTDVENYYKTWFSPANAYLVIVGDVEKKEVKKLVKKQFSNWKKTSVPEINIPEVKNVDKTEINFVDMPNAVQSEIALVNTINLQKKQEDYFPVMVANKILGGGGEARLFLNLREDKGFTYGAYSRTGNDKHVATFVASASVRNEVTDSSVVAFLDEIYRIRNEKVSESELANAKAKLTGDFVLSLEQPSTIASFAMEVETEDLDEDFYKEYLENIDDVTLEDVQRVAKKYFLADQSRIVIAGKGSEVAQNLEKMQYKGKTFPVKYYSKYGEEVEKPDYNKALDPSVTVEKVYADYIEAIGGEEAAKAINTIAFTATTSIQGQELSLEQRKSSEGKFSQTVSVSGNVMQKQVYNGETGYMMVQGQKMDMSEDQIGAVAVEANTFPELNISENAEVTGIEDVEGSEAYAVKVNESTTNYYDVESGLKVKTLTTVSQMGQTMSIPTIYSDYQEVEGIKMPFTISQSMGPQSFDLKVQEYKINEGVQDSDFE; from the coding sequence ATGAAAAAAAATATAGTAGCAATAACAGTATTCCTTTTAGGAGCTGTAGGCCTCAATGCTCAGGTAGATCGCAGTACCATGCCAGAACCCGGGCCGGCACCAAAAGTTAAAGTAGAAGAACCAGAAACATTTAAGCTAAACAACGGCTTAACTGTAATGCTGGTAGAAAACCATAAATTACCAAGGGTAGCCATGTCGCTTAGATTCGATAACCCTCCGCATTCCGAAGGTCAAAAAGCAGGAGTAAGCGGCTTAATGGGAGATTTATTAGGACAGGGAACTACCAATATGCCTAAGGATGAGTTTAATGAAAGAGTAGACTACCTAGGTGCCAGATTGAATATTTTCTCTGAAGGAGCTTCTGCGAATACACTTTCAAAATACTTCCCAGAAATTCTTGGCTTGATGGCAGATGGAGTAATTAACCCAAAATTTACAGAGGAAGAATTCGATAAATCTATCGCTCGTAATAAAGATTACTTAAAGAGTAACGAGAAGGATGTTTCTTATAATGCAGGTAGAGTAAGATCTGCTTTAGCTTACGGTAAAGATCATCCTTACGGTGAATTTGAAACTCAGGAAACGATAGACAATATTAGTCTTACTGATGTTGAAAATTATTATAAAACCTGGTTCTCTCCGGCAAATGCTTACTTAGTTATAGTAGGTGATGTAGAAAAGAAAGAGGTAAAGAAACTTGTGAAGAAGCAATTTTCCAACTGGAAAAAGACTTCAGTACCTGAAATAAATATTCCTGAAGTTAAAAATGTAGATAAAACTGAAATTAACTTTGTAGACATGCCAAATGCGGTACAAAGCGAAATTGCTTTAGTAAATACCATTAACCTTCAGAAAAAACAGGAAGATTATTTTCCAGTAATGGTAGCCAACAAAATCTTAGGTGGCGGAGGCGAAGCTCGTCTATTCTTAAACCTTAGAGAGGATAAAGGATTTACTTATGGCGCCTATTCTAGAACTGGTAATGATAAACACGTAGCAACTTTCGTAGCAAGTGCAAGTGTTCGTAACGAAGTAACCGATAGTTCGGTTGTAGCGTTTTTAGATGAAATCTATAGAATAAGAAATGAAAAGGTTTCTGAATCTGAATTGGCTAATGCTAAAGCGAAACTTACAGGTGATTTTGTGCTAAGTTTAGAGCAGCCTTCTACTATCGCAAGTTTTGCTATGGAAGTAGAAACTGAAGATTTAGATGAAGATTTCTATAAAGAGTATTTAGAAAACATCGACGATGTTACTTTAGAGGACGTTCAAAGAGTTGCTAAAAAATACTTCCTTGCCGATCAATCCAGAATTGTAATTGCAGGAAAAGGAAGCGAAGTAGCCCAAAATCTTGAGAAAATGCAGTATAAGGGAAAAACTTTCCCTGTTAAATATTACAGCAAATATGGTGAAGAAGTTGAAAAGCCAGACTACAATAAAGCTTTAGATCCTTCGGTTACTGTAGAGAAAGTATATGCAGATTATATTGAAGCTATTGGTGGCGAAGAAGCTGCAAAAGCTATAAATACAATCGCTTTTACCGCCACTACGTCTATACAAGGGCAAGAATTAAGTTTAGAGCAACGTAAAAGCAGTGAAGGTAAATTCTCTCAAACTGTTAGCGTTTCTGGTAATGTGATGCAAAAACAGGTTTACAATGGTGAAACTGGATACATGATGGTACAGGGACAGAAAATGGATATGAGCGAGGACCAAATTGGTGCTGTAGCGGTTGAAGCTAACACGTTCCCAGAACTTAACATAAGTGAAAATGCTGAAGTTACCGGTATCGAAGATGTTGAAGGTAGCGAGGCGTATGCAGTGAAGGTAAACGAAAGTACTACCAACTATTACGATGTGGAAAGCGGACTTAAAGTAAAAACACTTACCACCGTTTCACAAATGGGACAAACAATGAGCATCCCAACAATTTATAGTGACTATCAAGAAGTAGAAGGTATAAAAATGCCTTTCACTATTTCTCAAAGCATGGGACCACAGTCTTTCGATCTTAAAGTTCAAGAGTACAAAATTAATGAGGGAGTACAAGATTCAGATTTTGAATAA
- a CDS encoding DMT family transporter encodes MAAGKIKWIYLFVLSLIWGSSFILIKKGLVGLSPLQVGAFRVIFAALFLIIVGFRKLLKLKAAQWKWIFVSGFVGSFFPIFLFAFAETKISSGIASILNAVTPLMTLVLGVLFFQDKMNSNKAIGVFVGLIGTAGLIFSNASFNGSENYLYSILGVLAAVCYAVNVNILKKYLNDVSAVAVTSGCFAVLLIPAFLVLIWSGFFSENLSNIDLQKSVSFIAILGILGTGVAMILFNRLVQLTNPVFTSSVTYTMPIVALSWGVLDGEVFSLGQLFFALLVIIGVLIVNRAKAISIKRKKKLV; translated from the coding sequence ATGGCGGCCGGAAAAATCAAATGGATTTATCTTTTTGTTCTCTCCTTAATTTGGGGCAGTTCTTTTATTCTTATTAAAAAAGGACTGGTAGGTTTATCTCCACTTCAGGTTGGTGCTTTTAGAGTAATTTTTGCAGCCTTGTTTTTAATTATCGTTGGATTTAGAAAGCTTCTTAAACTCAAAGCGGCGCAATGGAAATGGATTTTTGTTTCGGGCTTTGTAGGATCATTTTTCCCAATCTTTCTCTTTGCTTTTGCTGAAACTAAAATTAGTAGCGGTATAGCTTCAATTTTAAATGCGGTAACTCCGCTTATGACGCTTGTTTTAGGAGTATTATTTTTTCAGGATAAAATGAATAGCAATAAAGCTATCGGAGTTTTTGTAGGATTAATAGGGACTGCCGGGTTGATTTTTAGTAATGCCAGTTTTAACGGAAGCGAGAATTATCTATACTCGATATTGGGGGTTTTAGCAGCAGTTTGTTATGCGGTAAATGTGAATATTTTGAAGAAGTATTTAAATGATGTTTCTGCGGTGGCGGTAACTTCAGGATGTTTTGCGGTCTTATTAATTCCGGCATTTCTTGTTTTGATCTGGTCAGGATTTTTTAGTGAAAATTTATCGAATATTGATTTGCAGAAATCGGTTAGTTTTATTGCCATTTTGGGCATTTTAGGAACCGGTGTTGCGATGATTCTATTTAATCGCTTGGTGCAACTCACAAATCCTGTGTTTACCAGTTCAGTAACTTATACGATGCCAATTGTTGCTTTGAGTTGGGGTGTTTTAGATGGTGAGGTTTTTAGTTTGGGCCAGTTGTTTTTCGCCTTGCTGGTGATTATTGGTGTTTTGATCGTGAATCGTGCAAAGGCAATTTCAATAAAAAGAAAAAAGAAACTCGTCTAA